From Aquificota bacterium, one genomic window encodes:
- a CDS encoding TRC40/GET3/ArsA family transport-energizing ATPase translates to MRVLLFSGKGGVGKTTISAATAYRLSSLGYKTIVVSLDPAHSLGDAFDLPEEEKIKAKGLPIKVTDKLYVQEIDIQEEVDRYWGDVYRFLELLFNTTGLDQVVSEELAILPGMEEVTSLLYVNKYYREGEFDVLVLDLPPTGESLRFVSMPTVLKWYMRKIFNVERNIMKIARPVARRLTDVPLPDEEYFKALENFYERLKGVDEVLIDPEITSVRIVANPEKMVLKESQRAFLYFNLFGVNVDAVIVNKVLPPSVENCEHFSRWLLTQKRHIEDISALFYPVPVFTVPLMEDEVVGQERLEILSHLIYGDTDPIRVFYKEKPYEFIEENGDYIIKLKAPFLTKEGLSVLKSEGEIIVRWKNFKSHVLLPRRLRDYEPKGAKIEDGYLKIFLSKV, encoded by the coding sequence ATGAGGGTTCTTCTTTTTTCTGGAAAGGGCGGTGTTGGAAAGACTACCATCTCTGCGGCCACAGCCTATAGGCTTTCCAGCCTTGGCTATAAAACCATAGTTGTTTCTCTTGACCCAGCCCATAGCTTAGGGGATGCCTTTGACCTTCCGGAAGAAGAAAAGATAAAGGCCAAGGGACTGCCTATAAAGGTTACGGATAAGCTATACGTTCAAGAGATAGACATCCAAGAGGAAGTGGATAGGTATTGGGGAGATGTGTATAGGTTTTTGGAGCTTCTTTTTAACACCACTGGCCTTGATCAGGTGGTTTCTGAAGAGCTTGCCATCCTTCCGGGTATGGAAGAGGTTACAAGCCTTCTTTATGTTAATAAGTATTACAGAGAGGGTGAGTTTGACGTGCTGGTGCTTGACCTTCCACCTACCGGTGAATCCCTCAGGTTTGTTTCCATGCCAACGGTCCTAAAGTGGTATATGAGAAAGATATTCAACGTGGAAAGAAATATAATGAAGATAGCAAGGCCTGTGGCAAGAAGGCTTACCGATGTTCCTCTGCCAGATGAGGAATACTTTAAGGCTCTTGAGAACTTTTATGAGAGGCTAAAAGGTGTAGATGAGGTCCTTATAGACCCGGAGATAACCTCTGTTAGGATAGTGGCAAACCCGGAGAAGATGGTTCTAAAAGAAAGCCAAAGGGCTTTCTTATACTTTAACCTCTTTGGTGTAAATGTGGATGCGGTTATTGTAAATAAAGTGCTTCCACCTTCTGTGGAAAACTGTGAGCATTTTTCTCGGTGGCTTCTTACCCAAAAAAGGCATATAGAGGACATAAGCGCCCTCTTTTATCCAGTTCCAGTATTTACTGTGCCACTTATGGAGGATGAGGTGGTAGGACAAGAAAGGCTGGAGATACTTTCTCACCTGATCTATGGAGATACGGACCCCATAAGGGTTTTCTACAAGGAAAAGCCCTATGAGTTTATAGAAGAGAATGGAGATTACATTATAAAGCTAAAGGCACCCTTTCTTACAAAGGAGGGCCTATCCGTTCTAAAGAGTGAAGGAGAGATAATTGTAAGGTGGAAAAACTTTAAGAGCCATGTGCTTCTACCAAGAAGATTAAGAGATTATGAGCCAAAAGGTGCAAAGATAGAAGATGGATATTTGAAGATATTCCTTTCAAAGGTTTGA
- a CDS encoding chemotaxis response regulator CheY yields MGFPQNIRILVVDDMATMRKIVKGLLAQLGYPNVEEAENGKEAFFKLKQGKYDLVLLDWNMPEMDGITLLQEIRKDPNLKSIPVIMVTAEAKKENVLQAIQAGANNYIVKPFTAEILKEKLDKVWQQISGG; encoded by the coding sequence ATGGGTTTCCCGCAGAATATAAGGATTTTAGTGGTTGATGATATGGCAACTATGAGAAAAATAGTTAAAGGATTATTGGCTCAGCTTGGCTATCCAAATGTGGAAGAGGCAGAAAACGGTAAAGAGGCTTTTTTTAAGCTTAAGCAAGGTAAGTACGATTTAGTTTTACTTGATTGGAACATGCCAGAGATGGATGGTATAACCCTTTTGCAAGAGATAAGGAAGGATCCAAACCTTAAAAGTATACCTGTTATTATGGTTACTGCAGAAGCAAAGAAGGAAAATGTCTTACAAGCCATACAAGCGGGTGCAAACAACTACATAGTGAAACCTTTTACAGCGGAAATCCTCAAAGAAAAGCTTGATAAAGTGTGGCAGCAGATAAGTGGAGGATAA
- a CDS encoding chemotaxis protein CheZ, with product MDDVRKIISAILDEIKVLGSKIESITSTIKYTGEVATPTISESLKEVIRYSEDSTKKILDNIDKISKNSNDIKDIVEDLINLDVESSVKWRLNLIKVKNDENLSLLLRVYELFSFQDLSSQQIYEVINLLEETKRKLIELIELSIESSGLPEDKKSQAVGKVHELISGNRISQEEVDEILKELGL from the coding sequence ATGGATGATGTGAGGAAAATAATTAGTGCCATTTTGGATGAGATCAAGGTGCTTGGGAGTAAGATAGAAAGCATTACATCCACAATCAAGTACACTGGTGAGGTGGCTACTCCTACCATTTCTGAAAGTTTGAAAGAGGTTATTAGATATTCTGAAGATAGTACGAAAAAGATATTGGATAATATTGATAAGATTTCAAAAAACTCTAATGATATTAAAGATATTGTGGAAGATCTGATTAATTTAGATGTGGAAAGCTCTGTAAAATGGAGGCTTAACCTTATAAAGGTCAAAAATGACGAAAATCTAAGCCTTCTATTAAGAGTCTATGAGCTTTTTTCCTTCCAGGATCTGTCAAGTCAACAGATATATGAGGTTATTAACTTGCTTGAAGAAACGAAAAGGAAACTTATAGAACTTATAGAGCTTTCTATTGAAAGCTCAGGGCTTCCCGAGGATAAAAAAAGCCAAGCTGTAGGAAAGGTGCATGAACTTATATCTGGAAATAGAATCTCTCAAGAAGAGGTTGATGAAATACTAAAAGAACTTGGGTTATAG
- a CDS encoding DnaJ domain-containing protein: MGSVFLKKVMEFINEKRIDIFQAMFYKLFEKYGGDLDRFIDEWFVEYSYKTLNAYFNEELFKEDFEVFYRKKANIIRAYVKAYWSYCLNPYKRPHSIEIAMSFFDLKDLDEKELKRKYRDIVKIYHPDIYSDKRSANEKLKEVNHYYQILKAYIAKFRKEGISCYG, encoded by the coding sequence ATGGGTAGTGTGTTTTTGAAGAAGGTTATGGAGTTTATTAATGAAAAAAGAATAGATATTTTTCAAGCCATGTTTTATAAACTGTTTGAAAAGTATGGTGGAGATTTAGACAGGTTTATAGATGAATGGTTTGTAGAATATTCTTATAAAACTCTAAATGCTTATTTTAATGAAGAATTGTTCAAGGAAGATTTTGAGGTGTTTTATAGGAAAAAGGCTAATATCATAAGAGCTTATGTAAAAGCATACTGGTCTTATTGTTTGAATCCTTATAAAAGGCCTCACAGTATTGAAATTGCTATGAGCTTTTTCGATTTAAAAGATTTAGACGAGAAGGAGCTTAAGAGAAAATACAGAGATATAGTTAAGATTTACCACCCGGATATCTATTCAGATAAAAGATCGGCAAATGAGAAACTAAAAGAAGTAAATCATTATTATCAGATCTTGAAAGCTTATATTGCAAAATTCAGAAAGGAGGGCATATCTTGCTATGGATGA
- a CDS encoding chemotaxis protein CheW gives MGLMRIENKNTSIAGREVKKVHEFLAIYLEKEFMGIPLRKVLEISKVLELFPVPLTPSYIRGVINLRGEIIPVISIKQIMGIPQKTQPSRLIILETSYGKVAVEVDSVYGVVKIEEGMLEPNPMTAIYSEFISNVAQIKEGFISIIDLEKVFQERI, from the coding sequence ATGGGGCTTATGAGGATAGAAAACAAAAATACTTCCATAGCCGGAAGGGAGGTAAAAAAGGTACATGAATTTTTAGCCATATACTTGGAAAAGGAGTTTATGGGCATACCTCTAAGGAAGGTGCTTGAAATATCTAAGGTGTTAGAACTATTTCCCGTTCCTCTCACTCCTTCTTATATAAGGGGTGTGATAAACCTTAGGGGCGAGATCATACCTGTTATCTCTATTAAGCAAATAATGGGCATACCTCAAAAGACTCAACCATCAAGGCTAATCATACTGGAAACATCCTATGGAAAGGTAGCTGTGGAAGTGGATTCTGTATACGGCGTGGTTAAAATAGAGGAGGGCATGTTAGAACCCAACCCAATGACCGCCATTTACAGTGAATTCATATCAAACGTTGCTCAGATAAAAGAGGGTTTTATCAGTATAATAGACTTAGAAAAGGTTTTCCAGGAGAGGATATAA
- a CDS encoding chemotaxis protein CheA has product MIPDELREIFDEFLVEANEHIENLESKLLELEKDPNNEELINAAFRSMHTLKGGAGFLGLTAIVEVAHRAEDILGRLKERKLTVNKEILDILLKAVDFIREALKFYEDDEEVTVPEDLIAKLSSVLEGSSLESLLDKYGFSHLKGKSIEDILEELVLLPPNKRPQEIIDFIDSMLSGQEEQQEYTGIMQKIDEEATNKMLEMVEEEIGAEEQTASIKEHESRTEKSEINTTTKKEKEEEKVLRIDINKIETLMNLVGELVLDRNRLLRTISEMAQNMSPNRYIEEIESIASSIDKTVGDLQLAVMKTRMQPVRRLFQKFNRIVRDLSQLTGKQVELIIQGEDTEMDKSILEKLEEPMVHLIRNALDHGIEFPEERRVLGKNPVGKLYLRAYYQGDRVYLEVEDDGRGIDTRKVAQKALEKGLVTKEQLDKMTEKDILRLVFIPGFSTKDQVSEMSGRGVGMDTVMNMVINFRGTIDIWSEKGKGTKISMAFPLTVGIIRSLLVSVSKRRFAIPIFLVTEIIPAENAEIKLLSGRNVLLLRDHALPLLNLYDLLELERCDIGYIIVCLIGNQRVAFTVEDLFGDEEVVVKPLGGIFGDIHGISGATITGDGKVVFILDIVELLKNSNLKT; this is encoded by the coding sequence ATGATTCCAGATGAGCTAAGAGAAATATTTGATGAGTTTTTGGTAGAAGCAAATGAGCATATAGAAAATCTTGAAAGTAAGCTCTTGGAGCTTGAAAAGGATCCAAACAATGAAGAACTTATAAATGCAGCCTTTAGGAGCATGCACACCTTAAAGGGCGGTGCTGGCTTTTTGGGGCTTACAGCAATAGTGGAAGTGGCTCATAGAGCAGAGGATATACTAGGAAGGTTAAAGGAGAGGAAACTAACAGTAAATAAGGAGATCTTAGACATACTTCTAAAGGCTGTAGATTTTATTAGAGAAGCTCTAAAATTTTACGAAGATGATGAAGAGGTTACAGTTCCTGAAGACCTAATAGCAAAACTTTCTTCTGTGCTGGAAGGTTCTTCCTTAGAGTCTTTGCTTGATAAGTACGGCTTTTCTCATTTAAAAGGAAAATCAATTGAAGATATATTGGAAGAGCTTGTACTACTGCCGCCAAACAAAAGACCGCAGGAGATAATAGATTTTATTGATAGTATGCTTTCTGGACAGGAAGAACAGCAAGAGTATACTGGAATAATGCAAAAAATAGATGAAGAAGCAACCAATAAGATGTTAGAAATGGTGGAAGAAGAGATAGGCGCTGAGGAACAAACAGCTTCAATTAAAGAGCACGAAAGCAGAACTGAGAAATCTGAAATTAATACAACAACTAAAAAAGAAAAGGAAGAAGAAAAGGTTTTAAGAATTGATATAAACAAGATAGAAACGCTTATGAACTTGGTAGGAGAGCTTGTTTTAGATAGGAATAGGCTCTTAAGAACCATATCTGAAATGGCACAAAATATGTCACCCAACAGGTATATAGAAGAAATAGAATCAATCGCCTCCTCCATAGACAAAACTGTTGGAGACCTTCAGCTTGCTGTAATGAAAACTAGAATGCAGCCTGTTAGAAGGCTCTTCCAGAAGTTTAACCGTATTGTAAGAGACCTTTCTCAACTAACAGGGAAACAGGTTGAACTCATTATACAGGGCGAAGACACAGAGATGGATAAATCCATACTTGAAAAGCTTGAAGAGCCAATGGTGCATCTTATTAGAAATGCCCTTGATCATGGGATAGAGTTTCCAGAGGAGAGGCGTGTACTTGGTAAAAATCCTGTTGGCAAGCTTTATCTTAGAGCCTACTATCAAGGGGATAGGGTTTATTTAGAGGTTGAAGATGATGGAAGGGGCATAGATACTAGGAAGGTTGCCCAAAAAGCTCTAGAGAAGGGACTGGTTACAAAAGAACAACTTGATAAAATGACAGAAAAGGATATCCTAAGGCTCGTTTTTATTCCGGGCTTTTCAACCAAGGATCAAGTTTCGGAAATGTCTGGCAGAGGCGTAGGAATGGATACAGTAATGAACATGGTAATAAACTTTAGAGGTACCATAGATATTTGGAGCGAAAAGGGTAAGGGTACCAAAATATCTATGGCCTTTCCTCTTACCGTTGGTATTATTAGGTCTTTGCTTGTATCGGTAAGCAAAAGAAGGTTTGCCATCCCTATCTTCTTGGTTACAGAGATTATACCTGCGGAGAATGCCGAAATTAAACTACTTTCCGGTAGAAACGTTCTATTGCTAAGAGATCATGCCTTGCCACTTTTGAACCTATATGATTTGCTTGAACTGGAAAGATGTGATATAGGATATATAATAGTCTGCCTAATAGGAAATCAAAGGGTGGCCTTTACAGTGGAGGATCTATTTGGAGATGAGGAGGTGGTGGTAAAGCCACTTGGAGGCATATTTGGGGATATTCATGGTATTTCTGGAGCAACTATTACAGGAGATGGGAAGGTGGTGTTTATCTTGGATATTGTAGAACTTTTGAAGAACAGCAATCTAAAAACATAA
- a CDS encoding chemotaxis protein yields MEAHGLPEVLKTGQNELEIIDFRLYEEKDEGIYEWILGVNVAKVREVLVLPTLTKVPNMPKEVEGMAEIRGELIPVVNLAKWLNIREPKNIKKYLIFMEFLRQRIGIIIHKANRIRRISWQDIKTAPQILNAKLNGRITGVVEIEDGLLLILDFEGILDDMNLLEVFHPITKRAEVEAKKQRRILLAEDSAVARKIITDILTSAGHEVIATESGKQAWEKLNEMFNEAASQGKNIRDYVDLVITDIEMPEMDGLTLTRLIKETPGFLNLPVIINTTLSDEANKEKAKMVGADDYLVKFDAKHLLDLVEKYGG; encoded by the coding sequence ATGGAAGCCCATGGCTTACCTGAGGTTTTAAAGACGGGGCAAAATGAGCTTGAGATAATAGACTTTAGGCTTTATGAGGAAAAGGATGAGGGAATTTATGAATGGATTTTGGGTGTAAATGTGGCAAAGGTTAGGGAGGTTTTGGTACTACCCACCTTGACAAAAGTTCCCAACATGCCAAAGGAAGTGGAGGGCATGGCCGAGATAAGGGGAGAGCTCATACCAGTTGTTAACTTGGCAAAATGGCTTAATATAAGGGAACCGAAGAATATTAAAAAGTACTTAATCTTTATGGAGTTTTTAAGACAAAGAATAGGAATCATTATCCATAAAGCAAACAGGATAAGGAGAATATCTTGGCAGGATATAAAAACAGCTCCACAAATATTAAACGCCAAGCTAAACGGTAGGATAACAGGCGTGGTAGAAATAGAAGATGGACTGCTTTTAATACTTGATTTTGAAGGTATATTGGATGATATGAACTTGCTTGAAGTATTCCATCCCATAACTAAAAGAGCGGAGGTGGAGGCTAAGAAGCAACGTAGAATACTTTTGGCTGAGGATTCTGCAGTAGCAAGGAAGATAATAACGGATATACTCACTTCTGCTGGGCATGAGGTTATAGCTACCGAAAGCGGTAAACAAGCTTGGGAAAAGCTTAATGAGATGTTTAATGAGGCGGCAAGTCAGGGTAAAAACATAAGGGATTATGTGGATTTAGTAATTACGGATATAGAGATGCCCGAGATGGATGGGCTTACACTAACTAGGTTAATTAAAGAGACACCTGGCTTTTTGAACCTTCCAGTTATTATAAACACCACACTATCGGATGAAGCAAACAAAGAAAAGGCAAAGATGGTTGGAGCGGATGACTATTTGGTAAAGTTTGATGCAAAACATCTGCTGGATCTTGTTGAAAAGTATGGGGGATAG
- a CDS encoding chemotaxis protein, translating into MKYEELDSLVQLIDQIKKVAKQSNLLALNAAIEAARVGEAGKGFSVVASEFRKLAENTNKIVSEMEVVINKLKEKIE; encoded by the coding sequence ATGAAGTACGAAGAGCTTGACAGCTTGGTCCAGTTGATAGACCAGATTAAAAAGGTAGCAAAGCAAAGCAATCTGCTTGCTTTAAATGCAGCCATTGAGGCGGCAAGGGTGGGTGAAGCTGGCAAAGGTTTTTCGGTGGTTGCGAGCGAATTTAGAAAGCTTGCGGAAAATACCAACAAGATAGTATCTGAGATGGAGGTGGTTATAAATAAATTGAAGGAAAAGATAGAGTAA
- a CDS encoding CZB domain-containing protein has product MRELSSLTKIQIANILSLIVFAVALAVEIYKYGFELIRAINIFNFLLAWFIFVNVIKVRRFVNDVSNIIRKAAHGNLEDRLVKIKEGGELKELAYNLNLLLDQVQTFISEIVHSVEKVSNRKYWRRPNVHGLDGGYKVTIQKLEKPLRAIEENDRFIQKAMLNEELSNIGGGIAADLMLISKDMEKVVEALERIKSDSERTLLVSREGVGQVENIIKDLREIIDMIGMSNKVIVSLAEKSANITEIVNLIKDIADQTNLLSLNAAIEAARAGEMGRGFAVVADEVRKLAERTQKATDEVSKVIMDLQSQAKETQKESERMVVKAQEAAQSIGKFKDVITEFEKAAQQTQSTALKTSDKVFFATKKLDHIIFKNRVYSMVVNDKYEGVTLERHTECDFGKWYYSDRSLKYKDKSAFKDVEEYHKNFHDIAIDLIEKMKSGELTTKDKEKIVHTFELMEEQSQQIFKKLDEMVEE; this is encoded by the coding sequence ATGAGAGAACTATCTAGCCTTACAAAGATACAGATAGCGAATATTTTGTCTCTTATAGTATTTGCTGTGGCCTTAGCAGTGGAAATTTATAAATACGGTTTTGAACTGATAAGAGCTATAAACATATTTAACTTCCTACTTGCTTGGTTTATATTTGTGAACGTTATAAAGGTAAGAAGGTTTGTTAATGATGTCTCCAATATAATTAGGAAGGCGGCCCATGGCAATTTGGAGGATAGACTTGTAAAAATAAAGGAAGGTGGGGAGTTAAAAGAACTTGCTTATAACCTAAACCTTCTTTTGGATCAAGTGCAAACATTTATTTCTGAGATTGTGCATTCTGTAGAAAAGGTATCCAATAGAAAGTATTGGAGAAGACCAAATGTTCATGGTCTTGATGGCGGATACAAGGTTACTATTCAAAAGCTTGAAAAGCCGTTAAGGGCCATAGAGGAAAATGATAGATTTATCCAAAAGGCAATGCTGAACGAGGAATTGTCCAATATAGGAGGAGGCATAGCTGCAGACCTTATGCTGATCTCAAAGGATATGGAAAAGGTTGTAGAAGCTCTGGAGAGGATAAAGAGCGATAGTGAAAGAACTTTGTTGGTTTCAAGGGAAGGTGTTGGGCAGGTGGAAAATATAATTAAAGATTTAAGGGAAATAATAGATATGATAGGAATGTCAAATAAGGTTATAGTTTCTTTGGCAGAAAAAAGTGCAAACATTACGGAAATAGTTAATCTTATAAAGGATATCGCTGACCAGACCAATCTACTCTCTTTGAACGCAGCCATTGAGGCAGCAAGGGCTGGAGAGATGGGAAGGGGCTTTGCCGTTGTTGCGGATGAAGTGAGAAAGTTGGCAGAACGAACACAAAAGGCAACGGATGAAGTATCAAAAGTTATAATGGACCTTCAAAGCCAGGCAAAGGAAACACAAAAGGAATCTGAAAGGATGGTTGTAAAGGCACAAGAGGCGGCGCAATCAATTGGTAAGTTCAAAGACGTAATTACAGAGTTTGAAAAGGCGGCACAACAAACACAGAGCACTGCGCTTAAAACTAGTGATAAAGTCTTCTTTGCCACAAAGAAATTAGACCATATTATCTTTAAAAACAGGGTTTATTCAATGGTTGTGAATGATAAGTATGAGGGTGTAACTTTAGAAAGGCATACAGAATGTGATTTTGGCAAGTGGTATTATTCTGATAGGTCGCTAAAATACAAAGATAAAAGCGCCTTTAAAGATGTAGAAGAGTATCATAAGAATTTCCATGATATAGCCATAGATCTTATAGAAAAGATGAAAAGCGGTGAGTTAACTACCAAGGATAAGGAAAAAATTGTTCATACTTTTGAACTCATGGAGGAGCAATCCCAGCAAATATTCAAGAAGTTGGATGAGATGGTGGAAGAATAG
- a CDS encoding PAS domain-containing protein, which yields MKKPTVQPKNVERQVPQGGLLVSKTDLRGVITYANPVFIEVSGYSEEELVGSPHNIVRHPDMPRTIFKILWDHIQSGDEVFAYVKNLAKDGSYYWVFAHVYPVSGGYQSDRKAVEKREVLSSVIEPLYRKLREIESSLGLEKAVEYLNNLVREKGFSEYNEFIFKLEFNNLGGGQ from the coding sequence ATGAAGAAACCTACAGTTCAACCCAAGAATGTGGAAAGGCAAGTGCCACAAGGAGGGCTTTTAGTCTCAAAAACAGATTTAAGAGGAGTGATAACCTATGCCAACCCTGTGTTTATAGAGGTTTCTGGATATTCGGAGGAGGAGCTTGTAGGCTCCCCACATAACATTGTGCGTCATCCCGATATGCCTAGAACGATTTTTAAAATCCTTTGGGATCATATCCAAAGTGGTGATGAAGTATTTGCTTATGTAAAAAATCTGGCAAAGGATGGTAGCTACTATTGGGTGTTTGCTCATGTTTATCCAGTTTCTGGTGGATACCAAAGCGACAGAAAAGCTGTAGAAAAGAGGGAAGTGTTATCAAGCGTTATAGAACCCTTGTACAGGAAGCTGAGGGAGATTGAATCCTCCCTTGGTTTGGAGAAGGCAGTGGAGTATTTAAACAATTTAGTAAGAGAAAAGGGTTTTAGTGAATATAATGAATTTATATTCAAGTTGGAATTCAATAATTTAGGAGGCGGGCAATGA
- the serS gene encoding serine--tRNA ligase, giving the protein MLDLELVRKSPDFVRERLRTRDEGLDSLVDRVLELDSERRSILKELERLRAERNSKSKEIGLLKKKGEDTSSLEEEVRRIKESIEAYEEKLASVEEGLKDLMLRIPNLPHKSVPIGRDESENVEVRRWGKPRDFSFEPRPHWEIGERLGIFDFERAGKISGSRFVILKDWGAKLERALINFMLDLHSRKGYKEVWPPHLVRPEILIGTGQLPKFEEELYKCERDDLYLIPTAEVPLTNLYRDEILSEEDLPIYMVSYTPCYRREAGSYGKDIRGIIRQHQFNKVELVKIVKPEHSYEELEKLTADAEDVLKLLGLPYRVVLLCTGDMGFASAKTYDIEVWFPSQGRYREISSCSNCEDFQARRMNARYRDAQGKLRFVHTLNGSGLAIGRTLAAILENYQQEDGSVVVPEALKDYLKIDIITPK; this is encoded by the coding sequence ATGCTTGACTTGGAGCTCGTACGTAAAAGCCCAGATTTTGTAAGAGAGAGGCTTAGAACTAGAGATGAAGGGCTTGATAGCCTTGTGGACAGAGTTTTAGAGTTAGATTCAGAGAGAAGGTCCATACTAAAGGAGCTTGAAAGGCTCAGGGCTGAGAGAAACTCAAAGAGCAAGGAGATAGGCTTACTCAAAAAGAAAGGTGAAGATACCTCTTCCCTTGAAGAAGAGGTTAGAAGAATAAAGGAAAGTATAGAAGCCTACGAGGAAAAACTGGCTTCTGTGGAAGAAGGGCTTAAGGACCTCATGCTCCGCATACCAAACCTACCACACAAGAGCGTTCCTATTGGAAGGGATGAGAGTGAGAACGTGGAGGTCCGAAGGTGGGGAAAGCCAAGGGACTTTTCCTTTGAGCCAAGGCCCCATTGGGAGATAGGGGAAAGGCTTGGCATATTTGATTTTGAAAGAGCTGGGAAGATTTCTGGCAGTCGCTTTGTAATCCTCAAAGATTGGGGTGCAAAGCTTGAAAGGGCGCTTATAAACTTTATGCTTGACCTTCATTCAAGAAAAGGCTATAAAGAGGTTTGGCCACCCCACCTTGTAAGGCCAGAGATACTTATAGGCACTGGACAGCTCCCAAAGTTTGAAGAAGAGCTATACAAGTGTGAGAGGGATGATCTATATCTTATCCCTACTGCAGAGGTGCCACTTACCAACCTTTATAGAGATGAAATCTTATCCGAAGAGGACCTACCCATATACATGGTCTCCTACACGCCTTGCTACAGAAGAGAGGCTGGATCTTACGGAAAGGACATAAGGGGCATAATACGCCAGCACCAGTTTAACAAAGTAGAGCTAGTAAAGATTGTAAAACCAGAGCATTCTTATGAAGAGCTTGAAAAACTAACCGCCGATGCAGAGGATGTGCTAAAGCTTTTGGGGCTTCCTTATAGGGTTGTGCTTTTATGCACTGGAGATATGGGCTTTGCCAGTGCAAAAACCTACGACATAGAAGTGTGGTTTCCATCCCAAGGAAGGTATAGGGAGATCTCCTCCTGCTCCAACTGTGAGGACTTTCAGGCAAGGAGGATGAACGCACGCTATAGGGATGCTCAAGGAAAACTCCGTTTTGTCCATACTCTCAACGGCTCAGGACTGGCCATAGGAAGGACATTGGCTGCCATTTTGGAAAACTATCAACAGGAAGACGGCTCTGTTGTAGTGCCAGAGGCACTAAAGGATTATCTGAAGATTGATATAATAACTCCTAAATAG